The following are encoded together in the Armatimonadota bacterium genome:
- a CDS encoding AAA family ATPase: MIDQYRVKPDKLRWVCDPAKLGFETTDQLKELTGPIGQSRAVAALEFGVNIRSDGYNVFVMGPVGTGRTTTVRETLARVAEKLPPAPDLCFVHNFQNPDAPIAITLPAGEACRLREDMEELVEDVRRNLASAFESQEYLDRREDAVREFRESRQEELAEFEKEAQAAGMVVGRGPAGIIVAPAKDGEVMSPQEYADLPNDERKALDEKRVELQEKLNDILRRHRREEKKTRAEVKKLDQEQAQFAIGHVFEELRQSYADYPKVLEYLQHVQHDIVQHVDALREHEDEQAPEMPLGFQAPSGASRFDLYQVNVLLSCDPGQGAPVIYEPNPTIDNLTGKVEHRSQMGTLITDFTMIRPGALHRANGGYLILDADTLLRKPYAWEALKRALKNHEIRIESLADQLRFMATVTLEPEPVPVDLKVVLVGTPYLYYLLYAYDDDFPKLFKVKADFDTSTPRSNRVVKQYARFIATLCNKENLRHFTAPAAALVIEHAARLTADQMRLSTRFMEVADLVRQAAYWCSHNGHDYVRAEDVRRALREQIHRSNRIEERLQEMVDRGFIFLDTTGEKVGHVNGLSVIPLGDYWFGRPGRITARTYPGKSGVIQIDREAKLTGHIHDKGVLILSGFLNARYGDQEPLALSASITFEQTYDTVEGDSASSTELYAVLSSLANVPIKQSIAVTGSVNQLGEIQPIGGVNEKIEGFFRACKSRGLTGEQGVLIPKANLPHLALDYEVVEAVEAGQFHLYAVSNVDEGMEVLTGLKMGRKDKRGKYPNGTINRKVADTLARYSSAVDGGNGGDSNEDEDEE, translated from the coding sequence TTGATCGATCAATACCGCGTGAAGCCGGACAAGCTGCGCTGGGTGTGCGATCCGGCCAAGCTGGGTTTCGAAACCACCGACCAGCTCAAGGAACTCACAGGCCCCATCGGTCAGAGCCGGGCCGTGGCGGCCCTTGAATTCGGGGTGAATATCCGTAGCGATGGCTATAACGTGTTCGTCATGGGCCCGGTGGGCACTGGCCGCACGACCACGGTTCGGGAGACCCTCGCCCGCGTGGCCGAGAAGCTCCCGCCCGCACCGGACCTGTGTTTCGTCCACAACTTCCAGAACCCTGACGCGCCCATCGCAATCACCCTCCCCGCGGGAGAGGCCTGCCGGCTGCGCGAAGACATGGAAGAGCTGGTGGAGGATGTTCGTCGAAACCTCGCCAGCGCTTTCGAGAGCCAGGAGTATCTGGACCGGCGCGAGGACGCAGTGCGCGAATTCCGGGAGAGCCGCCAGGAGGAGCTGGCGGAGTTCGAAAAGGAAGCACAGGCGGCTGGGATGGTTGTGGGGCGCGGACCGGCGGGGATTATCGTCGCTCCCGCGAAAGACGGCGAAGTGATGAGCCCCCAGGAGTACGCCGACCTACCCAATGATGAGCGCAAGGCACTGGACGAGAAGCGGGTCGAGCTTCAGGAGAAGCTCAACGACATCCTGCGCAGGCACCGCCGCGAGGAGAAGAAAACCCGGGCCGAAGTGAAGAAGCTGGACCAGGAACAGGCCCAGTTCGCCATCGGCCACGTCTTCGAGGAACTCCGCCAGTCCTACGCCGACTATCCCAAAGTGCTCGAATATCTGCAGCACGTTCAACACGACATTGTGCAGCACGTGGACGCCTTGCGCGAACATGAGGACGAGCAAGCACCAGAAATGCCCCTGGGATTCCAGGCGCCCTCGGGCGCCTCTCGCTTTGACCTCTACCAAGTCAATGTACTTCTCAGCTGCGACCCGGGGCAGGGCGCGCCGGTCATCTATGAGCCGAACCCCACCATCGACAATCTCACGGGCAAGGTCGAGCACCGCAGCCAGATGGGAACCTTGATCACGGACTTCACCATGATACGGCCCGGCGCATTGCACCGCGCCAATGGCGGATACCTTATCCTGGACGCTGACACACTTCTGCGCAAGCCGTATGCCTGGGAAGCCCTGAAACGCGCGCTCAAGAACCATGAAATCCGCATTGAAAGCCTGGCGGATCAGTTGCGGTTCATGGCCACCGTCACCCTGGAGCCCGAGCCCGTGCCTGTGGATCTCAAGGTGGTGCTCGTAGGCACACCATACCTTTACTATCTCTTGTATGCGTACGATGACGACTTCCCGAAATTATTCAAGGTGAAAGCAGATTTCGACACCAGCACGCCCCGCTCAAACCGCGTTGTGAAGCAGTACGCGCGTTTCATCGCGACCCTGTGCAATAAGGAGAACCTGCGACATTTTACCGCTCCTGCGGCGGCGCTGGTCATCGAACACGCGGCGCGCCTGACCGCCGACCAGATGCGATTGTCCACCCGGTTCATGGAAGTCGCTGACCTCGTGCGTCAGGCCGCATACTGGTGCAGTCACAACGGACATGACTACGTGCGCGCCGAAGACGTGCGCCGGGCGCTGCGCGAGCAGATCCACCGCTCCAACCGCATCGAGGAACGCCTGCAGGAAATGGTGGACCGGGGCTTCATCTTCCTGGACACCACCGGCGAGAAGGTCGGTCACGTCAACGGCCTGTCCGTCATCCCCTTGGGCGACTACTGGTTCGGCCGTCCGGGCCGTATCACGGCGCGCACCTATCCGGGCAAGAGCGGGGTCATTCAGATCGACCGTGAAGCCAAGCTTACCGGGCACATCCATGACAAAGGCGTCCTGATCCTCAGCGGGTTCCTCAATGCCCGCTATGGAGACCAGGAGCCCCTGGCGCTGTCAGCGAGCATCACTTTCGAGCAAACCTACGACACCGTGGAGGGTGACAGCGCGTCCTCAACCGAGCTCTACGCGGTCCTCTCGAGCCTGGCGAATGTGCCCATCAAGCAATCCATCGCGGTGACCGGATCGGTGAATCAACTTGGCGAAATCCAGCCCATCGGCGGCGTCAACGAGAAGATCGAGGGGTTCTTCCGGGCCTGCAAGTCGAGGGGACTTACTGGTGAGCAGGGAGTTCTCATCCCCAAGGCCAACCTGCCCCATCTCGCGCTGGACTATGAAGTTGTTGAGGCCGTGGAAGCCGGCCAGTTCCACCTCTACGCGGTCTCCAACGTGGACGAGGGCATGGAGGTCCTCACCGGCCTGAAGATGGGGCGCAAGGACAAGAGGGGCAAGTACCCCAACGGGACCATCAACCGTAAGGTCGCCGATACCCTCGCCAGGTACTCGTCTGCGGTGGACGGGGGCAATGGCGGTGACAGTAATGAGGATGAAGACGAAGAGTAG
- a CDS encoding Gfo/Idh/MocA family oxidoreductase: MPDKLRAAVIGASGIGKHHAKWLQVLGCDVSFAGTSQEKVDATTKVLQDLFGFTGRGYVGVEALLDGAHPDLVVVASPAPVHFPHFMAALDRGCHILCEKPLVWDETRAIPDLLAEASRMVQAADERGITAAVNTQYVTAVDPYFDLCEQAGHSVDRARFSRFYMRMDSRGGKSGASGEKIWIDLAPHPLSVLVAFAGPGRVKPGTERCRVQESRVDAGFTYVRDSGGEVEASIETVNVPDGPLSRCFGIDDIVAHYEGRNDESGVYAAYLKLGDAELKATDFMQASISRFVEAVRGNAGPAADLRSGLTNLELQLGLLEVSRK, encoded by the coding sequence ATGCCTGACAAGCTGCGCGCCGCTGTGATTGGAGCGTCCGGGATCGGAAAGCACCACGCCAAGTGGTTGCAGGTGCTGGGGTGCGACGTGAGCTTCGCCGGCACCTCGCAAGAGAAGGTTGACGCCACCACAAAGGTCCTCCAGGACCTCTTCGGCTTCACGGGTAGGGGATACGTGGGGGTGGAAGCTCTTCTCGACGGCGCCCATCCTGATCTGGTCGTAGTCGCATCCCCCGCGCCCGTGCATTTCCCCCACTTCATGGCCGCGCTTGATCGAGGCTGCCACATTCTCTGCGAAAAGCCCCTGGTCTGGGATGAGACGCGAGCGATTCCCGACCTGCTGGCGGAGGCCTCCCGGATGGTTCAGGCCGCGGATGAACGCGGGATAACTGCCGCCGTGAACACCCAGTACGTCACCGCGGTGGACCCGTACTTCGACCTTTGCGAGCAAGCCGGGCACTCCGTGGATCGCGCCCGGTTCTCCCGCTTTTATATGCGGATGGACTCCCGAGGCGGGAAGTCCGGCGCCAGCGGGGAGAAGATCTGGATCGACCTCGCACCCCACCCACTTAGCGTGCTGGTCGCCTTCGCCGGGCCGGGTCGCGTGAAGCCCGGCACCGAACGCTGCCGGGTACAGGAGAGTCGGGTGGATGCCGGCTTTACCTACGTACGGGATTCGGGCGGCGAAGTCGAAGCGTCTATCGAGACGGTCAATGTCCCGGATGGACCACTTTCCCGTTGCTTCGGAATCGACGACATTGTCGCACACTACGAAGGTCGCAACGATGAGTCCGGGGTCTATGCGGCATACCTCAAGCTGGGCGATGCTGAGCTGAAAGCGACCGATTTCATGCAGGCCTCCATCAGCCGCTTCGTGGAGGCAGTGCGCGGGAACGCGGGTCCCGCCGCCGACCTCAGATCCGGACTGACCAACCTCGAGCTTCAGCTGGGCCTGCTGGAAGTATCCAGGAAGTAA
- a CDS encoding prepilin-type N-terminal cleavage/methylation domain-containing protein, with protein MAKRGGLTLVEMLIVVAIIVLLAAIMLPVLEQATKHAEGAVCISNIRNICTAAAVYADDWDGRCVPARVSGPAGTFGTCWEVLLMPYTKSSLLLLCPTDPMPSATRSSVSLKHSYGINLDVAMVGGYNGNSLCYNMVERPAETILFFDLRGGSGSMGASRRLDGLSRVDARHNDGANFAFVAGNARWCRVEQTERIVSGDCTMWEPW; from the coding sequence GTGGCCAAACGCGGGGGGCTCACACTCGTCGAGATGCTGATCGTGGTCGCGATCATCGTCCTGCTCGCAGCCATTATGCTGCCGGTTCTCGAGCAGGCCACGAAGCACGCCGAAGGCGCGGTCTGCATCTCCAACATCCGTAATATCTGCACGGCGGCGGCCGTCTATGCAGACGACTGGGATGGCCGGTGCGTGCCCGCCAGAGTGAGTGGTCCTGCGGGCACCTTCGGCACCTGCTGGGAAGTCCTCCTCATGCCGTACACGAAATCCAGTCTGCTCCTCCTGTGCCCCACTGACCCCATGCCCTCGGCGACGCGAAGCTCGGTGAGCCTCAAGCACAGCTACGGCATCAATCTCGACGTGGCCATGGTCGGCGGCTACAACGGAAACTCTCTCTGCTACAACATGGTCGAGCGCCCGGCAGAGACCATCCTCTTCTTCGACCTGCGCGGCGGTTCGGGTTCCATGGGCGCTAGCCGCCGGCTCGACGGCCTCTCGAGGGTCGATGCCCGGCACAACGATGGCGCCAACTTCGCCTTCGTGGCGGGCAATGCGCGGTGGTGCAGGGTGGAACAGACAGAGCGCATTGTTTCGGGCGACTGCACCATGTGGGAGCCGTGGTGA
- the dhaK gene encoding dihydroxyacetone kinase subunit DhaK, whose protein sequence is MKKIINDPEAFVDEVIEGILLAHPNHLKRCDNTERGLMRADGPIEGKVAIATGGGSGHIPVFLGYVGPGLLDGVSIGNVFSSPSVDAMVEVTRSINAGKGVLYLYGNYSGDTMNFDMAAEMCEMEDIEVRSVRVRDDVVSAPKEAAETRRAVAGIFFSYKIAGAKADTGASLDEVTAVAQKVVENTCSMGVALSPCTIPAVGKPTFELGENEMELGMGIHGERGIEREPIKTADEIADIMTNRVLDDLPFVSGDRVAVLVNGLGATPPEELYLLFRKASQVIASRGVSIERVFIGEYATSMEMAGASISLLKLDDELLTLLDAPAYSPFLMQWRQSR, encoded by the coding sequence GTGAAGAAGATCATCAACGACCCCGAAGCCTTTGTGGATGAAGTGATCGAGGGCATCCTGCTCGCGCACCCGAACCATCTCAAGCGCTGCGACAACACCGAGCGTGGCCTCATGCGCGCCGACGGCCCCATCGAGGGCAAGGTGGCTATCGCCACCGGCGGCGGTTCCGGGCACATCCCCGTCTTCCTGGGCTATGTTGGCCCCGGCCTCCTGGATGGCGTCTCCATCGGCAACGTCTTCTCTTCTCCCTCGGTGGACGCCATGGTGGAGGTAACCAGATCCATCAACGCGGGCAAGGGCGTGCTCTACCTGTACGGCAACTACTCGGGCGACACCATGAACTTCGACATGGCCGCCGAGATGTGCGAGATGGAGGACATCGAGGTCCGCAGCGTCCGGGTGCGCGATGACGTGGTCTCCGCCCCGAAAGAGGCTGCAGAGACCCGGCGCGCCGTAGCGGGGATATTCTTTAGCTACAAGATCGCGGGAGCCAAAGCGGACACCGGAGCCAGCCTGGATGAAGTCACCGCAGTTGCCCAGAAAGTAGTGGAGAACACCTGCAGCATGGGCGTCGCCCTGTCGCCCTGCACCATCCCCGCAGTGGGCAAGCCCACCTTCGAACTGGGCGAGAATGAAATGGAACTGGGCATGGGCATCCACGGCGAGCGAGGTATCGAACGCGAGCCCATCAAGACCGCCGACGAGATCGCAGACATCATGACCAACCGTGTCCTGGATGATCTGCCCTTCGTCTCCGGCGATCGCGTCGCGGTTCTCGTCAACGGCTTGGGCGCGACCCCGCCCGAGGAGCTCTACCTGCTCTTCCGCAAGGCCAGCCAGGTCATCGCCTCACGGGGCGTGTCCATCGAACGCGTGTTCATCGGCGAGTACGCCACCAGCATGGAAATGGCCGGGGCGTCCATCTCGCTGCTCAAGCTGGACGACGAACTGCTGACGCTTCTCGACGCTCCCGCCTATTCGCCCTTCCTGATGCAGTGGAGGCAGTCCCGATGA
- a CDS encoding DAK2 domain-containing protein → MKTVLTRADAGPLAEKIAADLNAAADEITALDQQMGDGDLGVTCRLGMKAVLDGLPALEDASLDQILLKSGMSFNSAGASTYGALVATAAMRGAKVAKDRGLDEWDLQSIAAAARAAAEGIEQRGKAQRGEKTMLDALWPGVEALESASAAGKNLAEAFADAVLAVEAGVESTKPLKAKYGRAAWLQDQTVGVQDPGSTVVLVVFRAIAEYVAG, encoded by the coding sequence ATGAAGACCGTCCTTACTCGCGCCGATGCCGGGCCGCTCGCGGAGAAGATCGCCGCCGACCTGAACGCCGCTGCGGACGAGATCACCGCCCTGGACCAGCAGATGGGCGACGGTGACCTGGGAGTCACCTGCCGCCTGGGCATGAAAGCGGTGCTCGACGGCCTGCCCGCTCTGGAGGACGCGTCTCTCGACCAGATCCTCCTGAAGTCCGGCATGAGCTTCAACTCCGCCGGAGCGTCGACTTACGGCGCTCTCGTCGCCACTGCCGCCATGCGCGGGGCGAAAGTCGCGAAAGACCGTGGCCTGGACGAGTGGGACCTTCAATCCATCGCCGCCGCCGCTCGCGCTGCCGCCGAGGGCATCGAGCAGCGCGGCAAGGCCCAGCGCGGCGAGAAGACAATGCTGGACGCCTTGTGGCCGGGGGTTGAGGCCCTCGAATCGGCTTCAGCAGCCGGGAAGAACCTCGCCGAAGCTTTCGCCGACGCAGTATTGGCAGTGGAGGCCGGCGTGGAATCCACGAAGCCACTCAAGGCCAAGTACGGTCGCGCCGCCTGGCTTCAGGATCAGACCGTGGGAGTGCAGGATCCGGGCTCAACCGTGGTCCTCGTGGTCTTCCGGGCGATCGCGGAATACGTGGCGGGGTGA
- a CDS encoding M28 family peptidase: MRAMALRIVRMLALLTLVVTPCAALSISQVVDEISLTSYTAYLAGDDFLYTHLGDSRGLGKPQHDLARDNIYNEFASFGLTTELDSFHWYNSGNTYYDGVNVVGVLPGLKRPNDLYIIGAHYDSVSVAPGADDNGSGVAAVLECARVLSQYSFDATLVFIAFDCEEVGLVGSRWWVHDNPGANVLGMLSLDMIAFNYTDDPNTKDRVFVLGPSTGGYAALKQAFADAVNQYGNGVIPVQYTAVSNSDHYPFQQAGYASALVIERGYSYNTNYHKSTDAVESELYGRPYIDTWFAHGITRATAGWLATEANLNVPEPGTVALVLLGLGLLGVKVLRRRG; the protein is encoded by the coding sequence ATGCGCGCGATGGCTCTTCGGATAGTCCGGATGCTGGCGCTTCTCACCCTTGTCGTCACGCCCTGCGCCGCGCTCAGCATCTCCCAGGTCGTCGATGAGATCAGCCTGACCAGCTATACAGCCTACCTCGCTGGCGACGACTTCCTCTACACTCACCTGGGCGACAGCCGCGGCCTGGGCAAACCACAGCACGATCTCGCCCGCGACAACATCTACAACGAGTTCGCGAGCTTCGGCCTGACCACCGAACTGGACAGCTTCCACTGGTACAATTCGGGCAATACATACTACGACGGCGTGAACGTCGTCGGCGTCCTGCCCGGACTGAAGCGCCCCAATGACCTGTATATCATCGGGGCGCACTATGATTCCGTGAGCGTCGCGCCCGGTGCGGATGACAACGGCAGCGGGGTCGCGGCCGTTCTCGAGTGCGCCCGAGTCCTGTCGCAGTACAGTTTTGACGCAACCCTGGTCTTCATCGCCTTCGACTGCGAGGAGGTCGGGCTGGTGGGCAGCCGCTGGTGGGTCCATGACAACCCCGGCGCCAATGTGCTGGGCATGCTTTCGCTGGACATGATCGCCTTCAACTACACGGACGATCCGAATACGAAGGACCGGGTGTTCGTGCTGGGTCCGAGCACTGGCGGCTATGCCGCGCTGAAGCAAGCCTTCGCCGACGCGGTCAACCAGTACGGGAACGGAGTCATTCCCGTGCAGTACACGGCCGTCTCGAACAGCGACCACTACCCCTTCCAGCAGGCGGGCTACGCTTCGGCGCTGGTCATCGAACGCGGCTACTCATACAACACGAACTACCACAAGTCCACGGACGCGGTCGAGTCGGAACTCTACGGGCGGCCCTATATCGACACGTGGTTCGCCCACGGGATCACCCGCGCCACGGCAGGCTGGCTGGCGACGGAGGCGAACCTGAATGTGCCGGAGCCGGGAACGGTGGCGTTGGTCCTGCTGGGTTTGGGTCTACTCGGGGTGAAAGTGCTACGCCGGCGGGGGTGA
- the dsrH gene encoding sulfurtransferase complex subunit TusB: MPTLFILSHAPHQDPTEAKKVAFAVQGDCVLLIEDGVYAAAPVTTEASKAIEAAAARGVRICALQPDLDARAVRTNLETVDYPGFVDLIVEYERSVH; the protein is encoded by the coding sequence ATGCCCACTTTGTTCATCCTCAGCCACGCCCCACACCAGGACCCGACTGAGGCGAAGAAAGTCGCCTTCGCGGTGCAAGGCGACTGCGTGCTGCTGATCGAGGACGGTGTCTACGCCGCAGCGCCAGTAACCACAGAAGCCTCGAAGGCCATAGAGGCGGCCGCTGCGCGAGGTGTTCGCATCTGCGCGCTGCAGCCGGACCTGGACGCGCGAGCGGTCAGGACTAACCTCGAGACAGTGGACTACCCCGGCTTCGTGGACCTGATCGTGGAATATGAACGGTCGGTGCATTGA
- a CDS encoding DsrE family protein, producing the protein MKRVLFLVRTAPYGSAAIPESVRSCMGFGTMPFQISYLLMDDGAWAVLPGQRPEGIHGNDALQLIQSLADLDVELLVEEHALNERGLSVDGLDPAIRPVSHEEIAELIAQADMVMTY; encoded by the coding sequence ATGAAGCGAGTGCTTTTCCTGGTCCGAACTGCACCCTACGGGTCCGCCGCAATCCCCGAAAGTGTGCGTTCCTGTATGGGCTTCGGCACCATGCCTTTCCAGATCAGCTATCTTCTCATGGACGATGGTGCGTGGGCCGTGCTTCCCGGGCAGCGGCCGGAAGGGATCCACGGGAATGACGCCCTGCAACTGATCCAGAGCCTGGCCGACCTTGACGTTGAACTGTTGGTTGAGGAGCACGCCCTGAATGAGCGCGGGCTATCGGTGGATGGGCTCGATCCGGCAATCAGGCCCGTGTCCCATGAGGAAATCGCAGAGCTTATCGCCCAGGCCGATATGGTCATGACCTATTGA
- a CDS encoding DsrE family protein — MDIVLVVRTGPYAFQHLQTVIDVANSALDKGHTVGIFLAEDAVVAMNADCRTGGERNLTEELIALLERGVNIQGCGACCQFRGQKRSDLAEGLKMAGIATLGKMVASADRVLCFGY; from the coding sequence ATGGACATTGTTCTCGTGGTGCGCACCGGGCCCTATGCTTTCCAGCATTTGCAGACTGTGATCGACGTTGCAAACAGCGCCCTGGACAAGGGGCACACGGTGGGAATATTCCTGGCCGAAGACGCTGTGGTTGCGATGAATGCTGATTGCAGGACGGGCGGTGAGCGCAATTTGACGGAGGAGCTTATCGCCCTGCTGGAGCGCGGCGTGAACATCCAGGGGTGTGGCGCATGCTGCCAGTTCCGCGGTCAGAAGCGGTCCGACCTTGCGGAGGGACTGAAAATGGCGGGTATCGCGACCCTCGGGAAGATGGTTGCGAGCGCCGACAGAGTGCTCTGCTTTGGGTACTGA
- a CDS encoding DsrE/DsrF/DrsH-like family protein has protein sequence MPDASAEKKATIVVFSGSMDKVMGAFIIATTAAAMGMKTTMFFTFWGLSALKKGGPAVACKRNWMQKMLAWMLPKSAASLPLSQLNMGGLGAGMMKQIMAQKKIASLPELIQTAQDLDVRMIACQMSMDAMGICREELLDSVEVAGAATYVGEASDAQINLFIS, from the coding sequence ATGCCTGACGCGTCAGCAGAGAAGAAAGCGACTATTGTGGTGTTTTCCGGCTCCATGGACAAGGTGATGGGTGCCTTCATCATCGCCACCACCGCCGCGGCCATGGGGATGAAGACCACCATGTTCTTCACCTTCTGGGGCCTGTCAGCGCTCAAGAAGGGCGGTCCGGCCGTAGCCTGCAAGCGCAACTGGATGCAGAAGATGCTGGCGTGGATGCTGCCCAAGAGCGCGGCAAGTCTGCCCCTGTCCCAGCTGAACATGGGCGGGCTGGGCGCGGGGATGATGAAGCAGATCATGGCCCAAAAGAAGATTGCGAGCCTGCCTGAACTGATACAGACAGCACAGGACCTGGACGTGCGGATGATCGCCTGCCAGATGTCCATGGACGCCATGGGCATCTGCCGCGAGGAACTGCTGGACAGTGTGGAAGTGGCCGGCGCCGCGACCTATGTAGGCGAGGCAAGTGACGCTCAGATCAACCTCTTTATCTCCTGA
- a CDS encoding sulfurtransferase TusA family protein produces the protein MADITLDAKGLACPMPIVKMTKAVKELSAGDTITVLADDPGFEPDVQAWAEAQGHTLVSLNEEGGVYTAVIQIA, from the coding sequence ATGGCTGACATTACCTTGGACGCGAAGGGACTTGCCTGCCCCATGCCCATCGTGAAGATGACCAAGGCAGTCAAGGAGCTTTCCGCGGGCGACACCATCACCGTACTGGCCGACGATCCCGGGTTCGAGCCCGACGTTCAGGCCTGGGCGGAGGCACAGGGTCACACCCTTGTCTCGCTCAATGAAGAGGGCGGCGTCTACACCGCCGTCATCCAGATTGCCTAG